A section of the Papio anubis isolate 15944 chromosome 16, Panubis1.0, whole genome shotgun sequence genome encodes:
- the LOC101014317 gene encoding signal-regulatory protein beta-1-like isoform X2, with amino-acid sequence MNLSQVLRVVPTLKITTETSGTRVRVQDRVNLTCHVLHFYPAHLRLTWMENRRMIQTLASPQATRNRDGTYSLEHTWQAEVTPEEREFACWVVHDEQPPLKANVTLQGQVHKQGKGRSVQPYKLQGPLQRSEPGTRIRLTYTSSGFATPQVTVTWLKNKHELPNPQTSVQYSGHTYNVTSSVLVLLTDDDVFSHVICHVEHKLTLFFQKTIGLDQYLRVPPTVTVFQSSTSSSLVAVTCLVQRFYPQNVHLTWLEDCHTLKGAEQPTFKKNDDGSYTLENLLLVNASVQGPERVLTCMVEHEGQPPKRANLILSTRAHTAYKPIGSTGPEMPALIFVVFLLGLKVLLVMSFTATYICRRWNL; translated from the exons TTGTCCCCACCCTGAAGATCACCACTGAAACCTCTGGGACCCGTGTACGTGTGCAAGACAGAGTGAATCTCACCTGCCATGTCCTCCACTTCTATCCCGCCCACCTGCGACTCACCTGGATGGAGAACAGGCGCATGATCCAGACCCTGGCGTCCCCTCAGGCCACCAGAAATCGAGATGGGACATACTCTCTGGAGCACACGTGGCAGGCAGAGGTCACGCCGGAGGAGCGTGAGTTTGCTTGCTGGGTTGTCCACGATGAGCAGCCCCCGCTCAAGGCCAATGTCACCCTGCAAGGCCAGGTGCACAAGCAGGGGAAAG GCCGGAGTGTGCAGCCTTACAAGTTGCAAGGCCCCCTTCAGCGATCTGAGCCCGGCACAAGGATCCGATTGACCTACACATCCTCAGGGTTCGCAACACCCCAGGTTACTGTGACCTGGCTTAAAAACAAACACGAGCTCCCAAACCCCCAGACCAGCGTCCAGTACAGTGGACACACCTACAATGTGACCAGCAGTGTGCTTGTCCTGCTGACGGATGATGATGTATTCTCCCACGTCATTTGCCACGTTGAGCACAAGTTGACGCTGTTTTTCCAGAAAACCATTGGCCTGGACCAGTACCTCCGGG TTCCCCCTACAGTGACAGTGTTCCAGTCTTCCACCTCCTCCAGCTTGGTGGCCGTTACTTGCCTTGTGCAAAGATTCTATCCACAAAATGTGCACCTCACCTGGCTAGAGGATTGCCATACACTCAAAGGTGCTGAGCAACCCACATTCAAGAAGAATGATGATGGGTCCTACACCCTGGAAAACCTGCTGCTGGTGAATGCATCAGTGCAGGGGCCTGAGCGGGTGCTTACCTGCATGGTGGAACATGAGGGACAGCCTCCCAAACGGGCCAACCTCATACTGTCCACAAGAGCCCACACTGCTTATAAGCCCATTGGGAGCACAG GTCCAGAGATGCCTGCCCTTATCTTTGTggttttcctcctgggcctcaaAGTGCTGCTGGTGATGAGTTTCACAGCGACCTACATCTGCAGGAGGTGGAACCTGTGA
- the LOC101014317 gene encoding signal-regulatory protein beta-1-like isoform X1 has product MNLSQVLRVVPTLKITTETSGTRVRVQDRVNLTCHVLHFYPAHLRLTWMENRRMIQTLASPQATRNRDGTYSLEHTWQAEVTPEEREFACWVVHDEQPPLKANVTLQGQVHKQGKGRSVQPYKLQGPLQRSEPGTRIRLTYTSSGFATPQVTVTWLKNKHELPNPQTSVQYSGHTYNVTSSVLVLLTDDDVFSHVICHVEHKLTLFFQKTIGLDQYLREPMAVVWRHLTLPSSPRAPPQLPRFQHPESSILRPCSFLREIPVLSWCAERERLSSVPPTVTVFQSSTSSSLVAVTCLVQRFYPQNVHLTWLEDCHTLKGAEQPTFKKNDDGSYTLENLLLVNASVQGPERVLTCMVEHEGQPPKRANLILSTRAHTAYKPIGSTGPEMPALIFVVFLLGLKVLLVMSFTATYICRRWNL; this is encoded by the exons TTGTCCCCACCCTGAAGATCACCACTGAAACCTCTGGGACCCGTGTACGTGTGCAAGACAGAGTGAATCTCACCTGCCATGTCCTCCACTTCTATCCCGCCCACCTGCGACTCACCTGGATGGAGAACAGGCGCATGATCCAGACCCTGGCGTCCCCTCAGGCCACCAGAAATCGAGATGGGACATACTCTCTGGAGCACACGTGGCAGGCAGAGGTCACGCCGGAGGAGCGTGAGTTTGCTTGCTGGGTTGTCCACGATGAGCAGCCCCCGCTCAAGGCCAATGTCACCCTGCAAGGCCAGGTGCACAAGCAGGGGAAAG GCCGGAGTGTGCAGCCTTACAAGTTGCAAGGCCCCCTTCAGCGATCTGAGCCCGGCACAAGGATCCGATTGACCTACACATCCTCAGGGTTCGCAACACCCCAGGTTACTGTGACCTGGCTTAAAAACAAACACGAGCTCCCAAACCCCCAGACCAGCGTCCAGTACAGTGGACACACCTACAATGTGACCAGCAGTGTGCTTGTCCTGCTGACGGATGATGATGTATTCTCCCACGTCATTTGCCACGTTGAGCACAAGTTGACGCTGTTTTTCCAGAAAACCATTGGCCTGGACCAGTACCTCCGGG AACCCATGGCAGTTGTGTGGAGGCACCTTACCCTGCCCTCTTCTCCACGGGCACCACCCCAGTTACCAAGATTTCAACACCCGGAGTCCTCCATTCTCAGGCCTTGCTCTTTTCTTCGTGAAATCCCTGTGCTCTCCTGGTGTGCTGAAAGGGAAAGACTAAGTTCAG TTCCCCCTACAGTGACAGTGTTCCAGTCTTCCACCTCCTCCAGCTTGGTGGCCGTTACTTGCCTTGTGCAAAGATTCTATCCACAAAATGTGCACCTCACCTGGCTAGAGGATTGCCATACACTCAAAGGTGCTGAGCAACCCACATTCAAGAAGAATGATGATGGGTCCTACACCCTGGAAAACCTGCTGCTGGTGAATGCATCAGTGCAGGGGCCTGAGCGGGTGCTTACCTGCATGGTGGAACATGAGGGACAGCCTCCCAAACGGGCCAACCTCATACTGTCCACAAGAGCCCACACTGCTTATAAGCCCATTGGGAGCACAG GTCCAGAGATGCCTGCCCTTATCTTTGTggttttcctcctgggcctcaaAGTGCTGCTGGTGATGAGTTTCACAGCGACCTACATCTGCAGGAGGTGGAACCTGTGA